The Flavobacteriales bacterium genome includes a region encoding these proteins:
- a CDS encoding histidine kinase — protein MNELKNQIFYILMIFILSINQQVCAQNSVISINEYETYNDALKLERVYFLIDAFTYSDDSLAMHYANEYLDLATKYDHSLHLGAAYRRIGIIYFNRNNLVKALEFHKKALDIDLKRKNNQMAINSDVTNIAKIYILTKDYDKAIRLCEQILASNKHKGTPKMMAVSQGILANIYIAKKANQKAYNLLNKALRNIQLKSKLDTWNNKKYYEPYLADILVYYISVCLEGQFEQCDVDNDLLKLKGLIEKYELNNLRADFSYFENKNCFNKNKTLCKEQELNNYQNILNEEGSYDKVVRILELKRNYYHHQNDIEKVLNTMDQIVSLKEKQFEYDKNSFLTRYQTEFETNMAVSEKERAMILVEKSEDRIRFFIILLIALILIIAFGSKAYSNKRNLMEHELSLQKRTIDELISKNELESLKGIVQGSNAERQKISHHLHDTIGAMLATVKFQFESLRMGNQKSQETKEQLFQSTEELIDTSCTAVRRLAHDLNKSSEQFNLYENIISLKNSLELAQKAKVTVEASEYENSKIASYGYELNNVIQELFSNTLKHAKATEIHVQLAMFDNIFQILFEDNGVGFEIEKITQGLGLKSIRKRVNKLKGSLEIDSHRNSGTTFIIEIPLKNE, from the coding sequence ATGAATGAACTGAAAAATCAGATTTTTTATATTTTGATGATATTTATTTTGAGTATAAATCAACAGGTTTGTGCCCAAAATTCTGTTATATCAATAAACGAATATGAGACATATAATGATGCTTTAAAGCTGGAGCGCGTGTATTTTTTGATAGATGCTTTTACGTATTCTGATGATAGTTTGGCGATGCACTATGCAAATGAGTATCTTGATTTGGCAACTAAATATGACCATTCTTTACATCTTGGAGCGGCATATAGAAGAATAGGGATTATTTATTTTAATAGGAATAATTTAGTTAAGGCATTAGAATTTCATAAAAAAGCTCTTGATATTGATTTAAAAAGAAAAAATAATCAAATGGCGATAAATTCCGATGTTACTAATATCGCAAAAATTTATATCCTCACAAAGGATTATGATAAAGCCATTAGGTTGTGTGAACAAATTCTTGCTTCAAATAAGCATAAGGGTACCCCGAAAATGATGGCAGTATCTCAAGGAATATTGGCGAATATATATATCGCTAAAAAAGCCAACCAAAAAGCTTATAATCTTCTAAATAAAGCACTAAGAAATATTCAGTTAAAATCAAAATTAGACACTTGGAATAATAAAAAATATTATGAGCCTTATCTTGCTGATATTTTAGTGTATTATATTTCAGTTTGTTTAGAAGGACAATTTGAACAATGTGATGTTGATAATGATTTATTAAAACTGAAGGGATTGATTGAAAAATATGAGCTGAATAATTTAAGAGCTGATTTTTCCTATTTTGAGAATAAAAATTGTTTTAATAAAAATAAAACACTCTGTAAAGAACAAGAATTAAACAATTATCAGAATATTTTAAATGAAGAAGGATCTTATGATAAAGTTGTCAGAATATTAGAGTTGAAAAGGAATTATTATCATCATCAAAATGATATAGAAAAAGTATTAAACACTATGGATCAAATTGTTTCATTAAAAGAAAAGCAATTTGAGTATGACAAGAATAGTTTTTTAACTAGATATCAAACAGAATTTGAGACAAATATGGCCGTTTCTGAAAAAGAACGTGCGATGATACTCGTTGAGAAGTCTGAAGATAGAATTCGATTTTTTATTATTTTGTTAATCGCCTTGATCTTAATAATCGCCTTTGGATCAAAGGCATATTCTAATAAAAGAAATTTGATGGAGCACGAGCTCTCTTTGCAAAAAAGAACAATTGATGAACTGATTAGTAAAAATGAATTAGAAAGTTTAAAAGGAATTGTTCAAGGTTCCAATGCTGAAAGACAAAAGATTTCTCATCATCTTCATGATACAATAGGAGCAATGCTGGCAACTGTAAAATTCCAGTTTGAATCTTTAAGAATGGGAAATCAGAAATCTCAGGAAACAAAAGAACAGTTATTTCAATCCACAGAAGAGCTCATTGATACATCTTGCACGGCAGTGAGAAGGTTGGCACATGATCTTAATAAATCCTCAGAACAGTTTAATTTATATGAGAATATCATTAGCCTGAAAAACTCTTTAGAATTAGCACAAAAAGCGAAAGTAACTGTTGAAGCATCAGAGTATGAAAATAGCAAAATTGCGTCTTATGGTTATGAGCTTAATAATGTCATTCAGGAACTGTTTAGTAATACCCTTAAACATGCAAAAGCTACAGAAATCCATGTTCAATTGGCAATGTTTGACAATATTTTCCAAATCCTCTTTGAAGATAATGGAGTAGGGTTTGAGATAGAAAAAATAACGCAAGGATTAGGTTTGAAATCCATTCGAAAAAGAGTCAATAAACTAAAAGGTAGCTTAGAAATAGACTCACATAGAAACAGTGGAACTACTTTTATCATTGAAATACCTCTAAAAAATGAGTAA
- a CDS encoding response regulator transcription factor, with protein sequence MSKIKIALVDDHSLFTETLKNMLANEDDFIIVGTFTTASSFINFVEKQRVDVCLMDLGMPHLNGFQAVEQTKKYNAYIKFIALTMSSSAKSLNQAKSVGFDGYLIKNTSYNDLKTAIKRVSQGQKVYDLLPDDMKISSEESQENKIDFSVVTKREKEILGLILDSKTTEEIAAKLYISENTVKTHRKNIFRKLKIKNSAGLLHIAEEYDLWLR encoded by the coding sequence ATGAGTAAAATAAAAATCGCTTTGGTAGATGATCATTCTCTATTTACCGAAACACTAAAAAATATGCTAGCGAACGAAGATGATTTCATAATTGTTGGGACATTTACTACGGCATCTTCTTTCATCAACTTTGTAGAAAAACAAAGAGTTGATGTGTGCTTAATGGACTTAGGAATGCCACATCTAAACGGTTTTCAAGCTGTAGAACAAACAAAAAAGTATAATGCCTACATAAAGTTTATTGCACTTACAATGTCTAGCTCTGCCAAAAGTTTAAATCAAGCAAAGAGTGTAGGTTTTGATGGATATTTGATAAAAAACACCTCATATAATGATTTGAAAACTGCTATCAAAAGAGTGTCTCAAGGACAAAAGGTATATGACCTTCTTCCTGACGATATGAAAATAAGTTCTGAAGAAAGTCAAGAAAATAAAATCGATTTTTCGGTAGTTACCAAAAGAGAAAAAGAAATTTTAGGACTTATTCTAGATTCCAAAACAACGGAGGAAATTGCTGCCAAACTCTATATCTCCGAAAATACGGTTAAAACACATCGTAAAAACATCTTTAGAAAACTAAAAATAAAAAATAGCGCAGGTTTACTGCATATAGCAGAAGAATATGATTTATGGCTTAGGTAA
- a CDS encoding hydroxymethylglutaryl-CoA lyase, translated as MKLVECPRDAMQGITDFIPTELKIDYLNALLRVGYDVLDFGSFVSPKAIPQLKDTQEVLENLNLEESKTELLAIIANYRGAEQACNNQQIKHLGFPLSVSETFQKRNTNKSISEALESIARIQDLVLKGNQSLNIYLSMGFGNPYDEHFDPELLMELTEKLVQMEIYHIIPSDTIGVASPEIILDIFPKLIKEFPKVEWGAHLHSTPQSTKEKLQAVYEAKCHRLDMAVQGFGGCPMAKDDLVGNIATERVLNFLENHKISHSLNALHFESAYNIASDIFENHH; from the coding sequence ATGAAGCTTGTAGAATGTCCAAGAGATGCCATGCAGGGTATCACAGATTTTATACCCACTGAGTTAAAAATAGATTATCTAAACGCACTTTTAAGAGTTGGCTATGATGTTCTTGATTTTGGATCTTTTGTTTCTCCTAAAGCGATTCCTCAATTGAAAGATACTCAAGAAGTTCTTGAAAACTTAAATTTAGAAGAATCTAAAACGGAGTTATTAGCAATTATTGCCAACTATAGAGGTGCAGAACAAGCATGCAATAATCAACAGATTAAGCATCTAGGTTTTCCTCTTTCTGTGTCAGAGACATTTCAAAAAAGAAATACCAATAAATCCATCAGCGAGGCTCTTGAAAGCATTGCAAGGATTCAAGACTTGGTTTTAAAAGGAAATCAAAGCTTAAATATCTATCTTTCCATGGGTTTTGGAAATCCGTATGACGAGCATTTTGATCCAGAATTATTAATGGAATTGACAGAAAAATTGGTTCAGATGGAAATTTACCACATCATTCCCTCTGATACAATAGGAGTGGCTAGTCCAGAAATTATTCTAGACATTTTTCCAAAATTGATAAAAGAATTTCCAAAAGTAGAATGGGGAGCACATCTACATTCTACCCCACAAAGCACCAAAGAAAAACTCCAAGCAGTTTATGAAGCAAAATGTCATAGATTAGATATGGCTGTACAAGGTTTTGGAGGTTGTCCAATGGCTAAAGATGATTTGGTAGGAAATATTGCAACAGAAAGAGTTCTTAATTTTTTAGAGAATCATAAAATTTCACACAGTTTAAATGCTTTACACTTTGAATCTGCATACAATATTGCTTCAGATATTTTTGAAAATCATCATTAA
- a CDS encoding CinA family nicotinamide mononucleotide deamidase-related protein: MKASIITIGDELLIGQVIDTNSSYIGKNLNDLGFYIQEKRAIADKEADIIEAIESTAKHSDLCIVTGGLGPTKDDITKKTICKIWDDKLESKKDLETYLKSWYEARGLDFSFARQEQAWVPTKCQYFQNPVGTASAMILEKDNCQFVFLPGVPSELYAFFDHYLLDFFKKLEHEQKVAHRYLITHGMPESEIANILSDIENELPEEISLAYLPNFRTVRLRLTAVYKDQKIAERLEYYFTEIKKRLTDISLYEGDLTPEMYLSKTLKKQNLTFASAESCTAGRIASAMTSMSGSSSYFMGSVLSYDNKVKKKLLGVKQSTLDQVGAVSEETVIQMAKGVAELMQTDIAISTSGIAGPTGGSEEKPVGTTWFGIYINGRIFTKKVRFRSNRGRNLEQATKEAIILLIKYLKEQ, from the coding sequence ATGAAAGCAAGTATTATCACCATAGGAGATGAATTACTGATAGGACAAGTAATTGATACAAATTCTAGCTATATCGGTAAAAATCTCAATGATTTAGGATTTTATATCCAAGAAAAAAGAGCCATTGCGGATAAAGAGGCCGATATTATTGAAGCCATTGAATCTACGGCAAAGCATTCAGATTTATGTATTGTAACGGGTGGACTAGGACCCACAAAAGATGATATTACCAAAAAAACAATTTGCAAAATTTGGGATGACAAGTTAGAATCCAAAAAGGATTTGGAAACTTATTTAAAATCTTGGTATGAAGCAAGAGGTTTAGATTTTTCTTTTGCTAGACAAGAACAAGCTTGGGTTCCCACAAAATGTCAATATTTTCAGAATCCTGTAGGAACAGCATCTGCTATGATTTTAGAAAAAGACAACTGCCAGTTTGTGTTTCTCCCAGGTGTTCCTTCTGAACTCTATGCATTTTTTGATCACTATCTTTTAGATTTTTTCAAAAAACTAGAACATGAGCAAAAAGTAGCGCATAGATACCTCATTACTCATGGAATGCCAGAAAGTGAAATCGCTAATATTCTTTCTGATATCGAAAATGAACTTCCTGAGGAAATAAGTCTAGCTTATTTGCCTAATTTTAGAACAGTAAGACTTAGATTGACCGCTGTTTATAAAGATCAGAAAATTGCTGAACGACTCGAATATTATTTTACAGAGATCAAAAAAAGATTAACTGATATTTCCTTGTATGAAGGTGATTTAACTCCCGAAATGTATTTGAGTAAAACGTTAAAGAAACAAAACCTAACTTTTGCTTCTGCGGAAAGTTGCACGGCAGGGAGAATTGCATCTGCTATGACGAGCATGTCGGGTTCTTCTAGTTATTTTATGGGTTCTGTACTTTCTTATGACAATAAAGTAAAGAAAAAATTGTTAGGAGTAAAGCAAAGTACGCTAGATCAAGTGGGAGCAGTGAGTGAAGAAACCGTTATCCAAATGGCTAAAGGTGTTGCAGAACTTATGCAAACAGATATTGCTATTTCCACATCGGGAATTGCAGGTCCTACAGGAGGATCTGAAGAAAAGCCAGTAGGGACTACTTGGTTCGGAATCTATATAAATGGGCGTATTTTTACAAAAAAAGTTAGATTTAGATCTAATAGGGGTCGGAATCTAGAACAAGCAACAAAAGAAGCAATTATTTTGTTGATTAAATATTTGAAAGAACAATGA